Proteins encoded within one genomic window of Camelina sativa cultivar DH55 chromosome 19, Cs, whole genome shotgun sequence:
- the LOC104765922 gene encoding 1,4-alpha-glucan-branching enzyme 3, chloroplastic/amyloplastic-like encodes MNKSSSFLSVTPTKMVSLSNQTRFCFHPNNLFVSDTRRLGISGVNFPRKIKVKITCFAAERQRQQKQKKKSQSTSDAEAGVDPVGFLNKLGIADRIFAQFLRERHKALKDLKDEILKRHFDFRDLASGFELLGMHRHMEHRVDFMDWGPGARYGAIIGDFNGWSPTENSAREGLFGHDDFGYWFIILEDKLREGEEQDELYFQQYNYVDDYDKGDSGVSAEEIFQKANDEYWEPGEDRFIKNRYEVPAKLYEQLFGPNGPQTLEELGDIPDAETRYKQYQEEHKNDPPSNLPPCDIIDKGQGKPYDIFNVVTSPEWTKKFYEKEPPIPYWLETRKGRKAWLKKYIPAIPHGSKYRLYFNTPDGPLERVPAWATYVQPEDEGKQAYAIHWEPPPESAYKWKNSKPEVPKSLRIYECHVGISGSEPKISSFEEFTKKVLPHVKRAGYNAIQLIGIPEHKDYFTVGYRVTNFFAVSSRYGTPDDFKRLIDEAHGLGLLVFLDIVHSYAAADQMVGLSLFDGSNDCYFHYGKRGHHKHWGTRMFKYGDLDVLHFLISNLNWWITEYQVDGYQFHSLASMIYTHNGFASFNNDLDDYCNQYVDRDALMYLILANEILHDLHPNIITIAEDATYYPGLCESVSQGGLGFDYYVNLSASEMWVSLLDSVPDNEWSMSKIVSTLVANKEYADKMLSYAESHNQSISGGRSFAEILFGGVDNGSPGGRQLLDRGVSLHKMIRLITFTIGGRAYLNFMGNEFGHPERVEFPTQSNNFSFSLANRRWDLLESGVHHHLSSFDKELMDLDKSKGILSRGLPSIHHVNDANMVISFSRGPFLFIFNFHPLNSYEKYDVGIEEAGEYTMILNSDEVKYGGQGLVSEDQYLQRSISKRIDGQRNCLEVFLPSRTAQVYKLTRILRI; translated from the exons ATGAACAaatcttcttcgtttctctcTGTGACACCAACAAAAATGGTGTCCCTCTCTAATCAAACCAGGTTTTGTTTCCACCCGAACAACCTCTTCGTTTCCGATACAAGGCGGCTGGGAATCTCAGGGGTCAATTTCCCCAGGAAAATAAAGGTGAAAATCACTTGCTTCGCCGCCGAGAGGCAACGCCAGCagaagcagaaaaagaagagtcaGAGCACTAGCGACGCCGAGGCTGGAGTTGACCCGGTTGGGTTTCTCAATAAACTCGGAATCGCTGACAGAATCTTTGCTCAATTTCTCCGAGAAAG GCATAAAGCTTTGAAAGACCTTAAAGATGAGATTCTCAAACGCCACTTTGATTTCAGAGATCTTGCTTCAGG ATTTGAATTACTGGGGATGCATCGACATATGGAACACCGGGTTGACTTTATGGACTGGGGTCCAG GTGCTCGTTATGGTGCTATAATCGGAGATTTCAACGGATGGTCCCCTACAGAAAATTCCGCCAGAGAGGGCCTATTTGGCCATGATGATTTTGGGTATTGGTTCATCATTCTTGAAGATAAGTTAAGAGAGGGTGAAGAACAAGACGAACTATACTTTCAGCAGTATAACTATGTCGATGACTATGATAAGGGTGATAGTGGTGTATCAGCTGAAGAAATCTTCCAGAAGGCTAATGATGAGTATTGGGAACCTGGCGAGGACCGGTTTATTAAAAACCGCTATGAAGTTCCTGCCAAACTATACGAGCAGCTGTTTGGTCCGAACGGTCCACAAACATTAGAAGAGCTAGGAGATATACCAGATGCAGAAACGAGATATAAACAGTATCAAGAGGAGCATAAAAATGATCCACCAAGTAATCTGCCTCCATGCGACATCATTGATAAAGGTCAAGGAAAGCCATATGATATCTTTAATGTCGTGACATCTCCAGAATGGACAAAGAAATTTTATGAGAAAGAACCTCCAATTCCATATTGGTTAGAGACACGGAAAGGAAGAAAGGCATGGTTGAAAAAGTACATTCCAGCTATTCCGCATGGAAGCAAGTATAGATTGTATTTCAATACTCCTGATGGACCGCTTGAAAGGGTCCCTGCTTGGGCTACATATGTGCAACCAG aggatGAAGGAAAGCAAGCTTACGCAATTCATTGGGAACCTCCTCCTGAATCTGCATACAAGTGGAAGAACTCCAAGCCAGAGGTTCCAAAGTCCTTGCGCATATACGAATGTCATGTTGGGATCAGTGGGTCTGAGCCAAAAATTTCATCTTTCGAAGAATTTACTAAGAAG GTCCTTCCTCATGTGAAAAGAGCTGGATACAATGCAATTCAGTTGATTGGTATCCCAGAGCACAAAGATTATTTTACTGTTGGTTATAGG GTTACTAATTTCTTTGCCGTCAGCAGCCGATATGGCACGCCAGATGATTTCAAACGTTTAATCGATGAAGCACATG GCCTAGGACTTCTTGTCTTTTTGGACATCGTGCATTCTTATGCAGCAGCTGATCAGATGGTTGGGCTTTCGCTCTTTGATGGTTCAAATGATTGCTATTTTCATTATG GTAAAAGAGGGCATCACAAACACTGGGGCACCCGTATGTTCAAATATGGTGATTTGgatgttcttcattttctcatATCAAATTTGAACTG GTGGATTACAGAGTATCAAGTCGATGGTTACCAATTTCACTCGCTTGCCTCAATGATTTACACGCACAATGGTTTTGCGTCTTTTAACAACGATTTGGACGA CTATTGCAATCAGTATGTTGACCGAGATGCTTTGATGTACCTCATTTTGGCCAATGAAATTCTGCACGATCTACAtccaaatataataacaattgCTGAGGAT GCAACATATTACCCTGGGTTGTGTGAGTCAGTTTCTCAAGGTGGACTTGGATTTGATTATTATGTGAATCTTTCTGCGTCAGAAATGTGGGTTTCTCTCCTTGACAGTGTACCGGATAATGAATGGAGCATGAGCAAG ATTGTCAGTACATTGGTAGCTAACAAAGAGTATGCCGACAAGATGCTCAGCTATGCCGAAAGCCACAACCAA TCCATATCAGGAGGGCGTTCATTtgctgaaattttgtttggTGGCGTCGATAATGGTTCTCCTGGAGGAAGACAATTGCTAGACAGGGGAGTTTCATTACATAAG ATGATTAGACTGATTACTTTTACAATTGGTGGCCGTGCTTACCTCAATTTCATGGGAAATGAATTTGGACATCCTGAG AGGGTTGAGTTTCCAACGCAGAGCAATAACTTCTCGTTTTCACTTGCTAACCGCCGTTGGGACCTGCTGGAAAGTGGAGTGCATCATCACTTGTCTTCGTTTGACAAG GAGCTAATGGACTTGGATAAAAGCAAGGGTATCCTTTCAAGAGGTCTGCCCAGCATCCACCATGtgaatgatgcaaatatg GTGATCTCATTCTCGAGGGGTCCTTTCCTATTTATCTTTAACTTCCACCCATTAAATTCATATGAAAAGTATGATGTTGGCATAGAGGAAGCTGGTGAATATACC ATGATATTGAACTCTGATGAAGTAAAATATGGGGGTCAAGGACTTGTATCGGAGGACCAGTATCTCCAACGGTCAATTAGCAAGAG GATTGATGGTCAACGAAATTGCTTAGAGGTGTTTTTGCCAAGCAGGACTGCCCAA GTTTACAAGTTGACCCGGATTCTTCGAATATGA
- the LOC104765921 gene encoding phosphorylated adapter RNA export protein-like isoform X2: MEGEESLLDAINEEDGFENVEDVDMVDVEEGEILVEHDLDSGERPNGDGEDKDKGGLLGKKDGQDQPNKKKKKKRKGPAIDKPMSVDWFVRDTCRRLKEKKSYMIYTAVGCLGMAALSDLVNEVEAIETCGGQVTVDGSRKRTGGGVLWNIIKARQPAAHREIMKKTKEFEKQFRHPNTRPKRDQGSSSEGLASADEALINEMCDTPVAEQTESKPQVERKPVHERIRVPVSYDDLFSPSDASQAQHSSA, from the exons ATGGAGGGAGAAGAGAGTCTGTTGGATGCTatcaatgaagaagatggatttgAAAACGTGGAGGATGTTGACATGGTTGatgtggaagaaggagagattctTGTGGAGCATGATTTAGATTCTGGGGAGAGACCAAATGGTGATGGGGAAGACAAAGATAAAGGAGGGCTTTTGGGTAAGAAGGATGGACAGGATCAgccaaacaagaagaagaagaaaaagagaaaaggccCTGCGATTGACAAACCCATGAGTGTAGACTG gttTGTTAGGGATACCTGTAGACGCCTGAAGGAAAAGAAGTCTTACATGATATACACAGCTGTTGGGTGTCTTGGAATGGCTGCCTTAAGTGATCTTGTCAATGAG GTGGAAGCAATTGAGACCTGTGGAGGTCAAGTGACTGTTGATGGCAGTAGGAAACGGACAGGTGGTGGTGTATTGTGGAACATCATCAAAGCAAGACAGCCCGCAGCTCACAGAGAGATAATGAAAAAGACCAAGGAGTTTGAG AAGCAATTTAGGCACCCAAACACAAGGCCGAAAAGAGATCAGGGTAGCTCCTCCGAAGGACTTGCCTCTGCAG ATGAAGCTCTTATCAATGAGATGTGTGATACGCCGGTAGCTGAGCAGACTGAATCCAAACCGCAAGTAGAAAGGAAGCCTGTTCATGAGAGGATCAGAGTACCTGTTTCATATGATGACCTTTTCTCTCCTTCGGATGCTTCACAAGCACAACATTCTTCTGCTTGA
- the LOC104765921 gene encoding phosphorylated adapter RNA export protein-like isoform X1 has product MEGEESLLDAINEEDGFENVEDVDMVDVEEGEILVEHDLDSGERPNGDGEDKDKGGLLGKKDGQDQPNKKKKKKRKGPAIDKPMSVDWFVRDTCRRLKEKKSYMIYTAVGCLGMAALSDLVNEVEAIETCGGQVTVDGSRKRTGGGVLWNIIKARQPAAHREIMKKTKEFEKQFRHPNTRPKRDQGSSSEGLASADEALINEMCDTPVAEQTESKPQVERKPVHERIRVPVSYDDLFSPSDASQAQHSSA; this is encoded by the exons ATGGAGGGAGAAGAGAGTCTGTTGGATGCTatcaatgaagaagatggatttgAAAACGTGGAGGATGTTGACATGGTTGatgtggaagaaggagagattctTGTGGAGCATGATTTAGATTCTGGGGAGAGACCAAATGGTGATGGGGAAGACAAAGATAAAGGAGGGCTTTTGGGTAAGAAGGATGGACAGGATCAgccaaacaagaagaagaagaaaaagagaaaaggccCTGCGATTGACAAACCCATGAGTGTAGACTG gttTGTTAGGGATACCTGTAGACGCCTGAAGGAAAAGAAGTCTTACATGATATACACAGCTGTTGGGTGTCTTGGAATGGCTGCCTTAAGTGATCTTGTCAATGAG GTGGAAGCAATTGAGACCTGTGGAGGTCAAGTGACTGTTGATGGCAGTAGGAAACGGACAGGTGGTGGTGTATTGTGGAACATCATCAAAGCAAGACAGCCCGCAGCTCACAGAGAGATAATGAAAAAGACCAAGGAGTTTGAG AAGCAATTTAGGCACCCAAACACAAGGCCGAAAAGAGATCAGGGTAGCTCCTCCGAAGGACTTGCCTCTGCAGATGAAGCTCTTATCAATGAGATGTGTGATACGCCGGTAGCTGAGCAGACTGAATCCAAACCGCAAGTAGAAAGGAAGCCTGTTCATGAGAGGATCAGAGTACCTGTTTCATATGATGACCTTTTCTCTCCTTCGGATGCTTCACAAGCACAACATTCTTCTGCTTGA
- the LOC104765923 gene encoding uncharacterized protein LOC104765923 produces the protein MFVEMFQLLFTIVSIETVLILTLGFGTPARRVVVKLLDISKQGRGPLVAKTVAATMLVLFGSVMYSTIQINTRVSESGGVANSTDQVMFANRLLEAFLMGTILFLAMVIDRMHYYTRELQITRRNLEIAVKTKSKTGA, from the exons ATGTTCGTAGAAATGTTTCAGCTTCTATTCACAATCGTATCAATCGAAACCGTCCTGATTTTAACACTCGGGTTCGGGACACCAGCGAGAAGAGTGGTAGTAAAATTGCTAGACATATCAAAGCAAGGTCGGGGACCACTGGTCGCGAAAACGGTCGCAGCCACTATGCTTGTATTGTTTGGCTCGGTTATGTACAGCACGATTCAAATCAACACAAGGGTCTCCGAATCTGGTGGTGTAGCAAACTCGACCGATCAAGTCATGTTTGCAAATCGCCTCCTCGAAGCTTTCCTCATGG GGACAATCTTGTTCTTGGCAATGGTTATAGACAGAATGCATTATTACACAAGAGAGCTTCAAATCACAAGAAGAAACTTGGAGATTGCTGTTAAGACGAAGAGCAAAACTGGAGCTTAA
- the LOC104765918 gene encoding ribonuclease 3-like protein 2, which produces MDHFFSPEYNFPAITRSSNPLPPSSSSTPPLLDTHRFYNNALTPSAPPPPSVPVSPEMESMEAVEKILNYRFRNKSLLKEALTHTSCTDHPSYERLEFVGDSAIGLAISNYLYLTYPSLEPHELSLLRAANVSTEKLARVALSHGLYRFLRRNAPSLDEKVKEFSDAVGKEDNFSVAYGGLVKAPKVLADLLESLAGAVYVDVNFDLQRLWVIVRGLLEPIVTLDDLQKQPQPVSKLFKLCHKHKKRIHIKNWKDGSNSIADIYLDDKFVASGRAENKDIARLIAGKEALRQLSEVLPVEMVIDEDSVQIEFKHAKTKLNEICLKKKWPKPIYSIEEERSSVKGKRFVCSAKIKIPTEENTLYMKGDEQSKIKKAESSAAYHMITALRKSHYL; this is translated from the exons ATGGATCACTTTTTCTCACCGGAGTACAATTTCCCGGCGATCACTCGCTCATCCAATCCACTTccaccatcatcatcgtctACGCCACCTCTTCTTGATACCCACCGTTTCTACAATAATGCTCTTACCCCATccgcaccaccaccaccaagcgTTCCTGTTTCGCCGGAGATGGAGTCTATGGAAGCAGTGGAGAAGATTCTCAACTACAGATTCAGGAACAAGAGTCTTCTCAAGGAAGCGCTTACTCACACCTCTTGTACGGACCATCCTTCTTACGAGCGGCTTGAGTTCGTAGGCGACAGTGCTATTGGTCTAGCCATCTCGAATTACTTATACTTAACGTACCCTAGCCTTGAGCCACACGAGTTGTCTCTGTTGAGAGCAGCTAATGTTAGTACTGAGAAACTCGCTCGTGTCGCTCTTAGTCATGGTCTCTATCGATTTCTCCGACGCAATGCTCCTTCCTTAGATGAAAAG GTTAAAGAGTTCTCAGATGCGGTGGGGAAAGAAGATAACTTTTCAGTGGCATATGGTGGATTAGTCAAGGCCCCAAAAGTTCTTGCTGACCTTTTGGAGTCTCTAGCTGGAGCTGTTTATGTTGATGTCAATTTTGATCTACAAAGACTCTGGGTG ATCGTTAGGGGTCTTTTGGAACCAATAGTAACACTGGATGATTTGCAGAAGCAACCTCAACCTGTGTCTAAGCTTTTTAAGTTATGTCACAAACATAAGAAGCGAATCCACATCAAGAACTGGAAAGATGGCAGTAACAGTATTGCTGATATATATCTTGATGATAAATTTGTGGCTTCTGGGAGAGCTGAGAATAAAGATATCGCAAGGCTGATCGCTGGTAAGGAAGCCTTACGCCAGTTGTCAGAAGTACTCCCCGTTGAAATGGTTATTGATGAGGATAGTGTACAAATTGAGTTTAAACATGCGAAAACGAAGTTGAATGAGATTTGCTTAAAGAAAAAGTGGCCTAAACCGATCTACAG CATTGAGGAAGAGAGAAGCTCGGTAAAAGGAAAGAGATTTGTTTGCTCAGCTAAGATTAAGATCCCAACAGAAGAAAATACATTATACATGAAGGGAGATGAACAATCCAAGATCAAGAAAGCAGAAAGCTCCGCCGCTTACCACATGATTACAGCCTTGAGAAAATCACATTATCTCTAA